The proteins below come from a single Nostoc sp. KVJ3 genomic window:
- a CDS encoding inositol oxygenase — MGKHDIEMFKWVNLFNPYDLYSKNPTPPDWQKLRPYYEDLVAKYLPTTLKF; from the coding sequence ATGGGTAAACACGATATAGAAATGTTTAAATGGGTAAATTTATTCAATCCTTATGATTTGTATTCAAAAAACCCTACTCCTCCTGATTGGCAAAAATTAAGACCATACTATGAAGATTTAGTAGCTAAATATTTGCCTACAACCCTGAAGTTTTAA
- a CDS encoding gluconokinase translates to MIIIVMGVSGSGKTTIGKLLADSLDWEFSDADAFHSSENVEKMRRGIPLSEADRIPWLQDLQTAIKHWLQENKNVVLACSALKESYRQFLVLDSESTKLVYLKGSYELIQIRLQERSNHYMNEKLLSSQFDTLEEPLDTISIDVAQPPQIIVQKIREALRL, encoded by the coding sequence ATGATTATTATCGTGATGGGTGTATCGGGTTCTGGCAAAACTACCATAGGAAAATTGCTAGCAGATTCATTAGACTGGGAGTTTAGTGACGCTGATGCTTTTCACTCGTCAGAAAATGTTGAGAAAATGCGGCGCGGTATCCCTTTGAGTGAAGCTGACAGGATACCTTGGTTGCAAGATTTGCAAACAGCCATAAAACATTGGTTACAAGAAAATAAAAATGTTGTGCTGGCATGTTCGGCTTTAAAAGAAAGCTATCGGCAATTTTTGGTATTGGATAGCGAAAGTACTAAGTTAGTTTACCTGAAAGGCTCTTATGAGTTGATTCAAATACGGTTACAAGAGCGTAGCAATCATTACATGAATGAAAAACTCCTCAGTAGCCAGTTTGATACTCTTGAAGAGCCATTAGACACCATATCTATAGATGTTGCACAACCACCCCAGATAATTGTCCAGAAGATTAGAGAGGCTTTGAGACTTTAG
- a CDS encoding DUF1815 family protein: protein MFLRLAQQHQEFVQDLVMNLQVLTIILELRGYSASCYTSGDQMKSASFMVSMREKHLIRFVVSDYGITWMELWDDRELMKLEGAEAINQLEELANIVKYSRAIQLTN, encoded by the coding sequence GTGTTTCTAAGATTAGCGCAACAACATCAAGAATTTGTCCAAGACTTGGTAATGAACCTGCAAGTTTTGACAATTATACTTGAGCTGCGTGGGTATTCTGCCTCATGCTACACGTCTGGCGACCAAATGAAGAGTGCTTCATTTATGGTTAGTATGCGAGAAAAGCATCTGATTCGTTTTGTAGTGTCTGATTACGGGATTACTTGGATGGAATTGTGGGACGATCGCGAATTAATGAAATTGGAGGGTGCAGAAGCAATAAACCAGCTTGAAGAGTTGGCTAATATTGTCAAGTATTCTCGCGCCATACAATTGACAAATTAA